From a region of the Daphnia magna isolate NIES linkage group LG1, ASM2063170v1.1, whole genome shotgun sequence genome:
- the LOC116918312 gene encoding ADAMTS-like protein 1 isoform X1, translating into MDTSTAKFIVFLLVSLMMMDHHIEAATLDDFGGNETRDPLEPQWSTWSQWAPCSRTCDGGATYQTRRCMDTVRGCGINGRSIRYQICNMQPCPEMVDFRLQQCQNYNSIPYQGKLYNWVPTVDKSTPTCSLSCRAVNTSLVVQHAARVHDGTRCNPGSLDMCIDGICQPVGCDLQLNSDWKVDACGVCGGDGSTCADSSDDLVVGYRWEFGHRLSTCTASCDGGEQEVEIICRDAVTGLEVSDQTLCDQSNRPEPKIVQCHTDPCPPKWIVGPWDACSLTCGGGIKERRVYCQQGRNNSKVDDVICSALIGHKARTHEPCNTHDCPSWFQGPWSQCSTPCGDDGVQTRVVVCRDARGHVTNACRPQDQPPTSRACPSQPACPSTAAPPTTITAPNRAPRQKVTPFSLFDDEEADEQEEDEKELKGVLVQQPTGSISSGSVPSALLSEKLQVGEISLVPTDPTLALYYACGWFYKSFIAGDWSPCSVTCGDGTREREVNCKIFLEFSKTIAKLPDKECPGLKPAEIEPCFMRPCSLSNKYEPWIDQFSDQSNYKLMLATRKPVEDLRAATKMELTSGGGASGGPVTVTKPSHSVPASVTGPLLAHTWKSSGFSQCSASCLGGVQESIIECVREQDGQRVSPHLCPMERRPDAITRTCNDVPCPPRWNTSDFSTCSRTCGGGVQTREVHCIHEVARGGSNTLPVGADLCPQPPPRAQQFCNMIDCPVEWKTGEWSQCSSPCDGGFKVRKVSCQQLLALGQVLTKTANHCNPTSRPAESKPCNTGKQCSRVAEEPEEETKATTVGSAPERPPPASDLPKIQSTNQNFVQQSQSKKKVTLKIGGKATVFKGTQIKIRCPVKHYDKSKINWMKDHILLVKSQKYELNKKGMLRIRDATYSDSGVYSCIAGRSAANITVTVRPAPTASSNLENDWDSSSPGANGNRSKVDGSHVKHSVHPSADSKTDESLRRSSSGGGTSWPASVPAGQRSKEEEEEEEEEDVKEMKGNSLVNKGHKSGFDHGARVAAKPNADETLTSGTTGPLFPDQDQDWHRQTSHYTYVTRARTTRAPPTRPTTTTTTTTTTESPATTSARPDDNEEEDIPFDEEEDDSRSERRTMASNWPDRIDPIPTFWPTSNWWGSIDPIRSDGGSRGGGQSRQSNRIPTYAPPPPNGNNRNRAETSDGRGGGGGSQVARSSSSRPSPPPYLQWLLAGLVQHQPEVGQPSSSAASKNSKNAASRTAAGKNGGHNRSKLRNASAGHHGQQHQKTRANKSASHPVSAGSSSASAVILGKGKADTLKFEWLLTPWSKCSQTCGGSGFQVRAVQCIARLNNVTKSVEASLCEDAGLANPDDAGLEVTPALTVRSKQPATVQKCGLDTCPRWVAASWTPCHQSRCFTWNTALQKRQLDCVMDNGTLLDPLLCNDRDKPSQKRECFNENCRGAWKVSDWSHCSATCGSIGHQSRMLRCVWHGTDSPAGLACADLPRLPVTRPCRGPSCPLRGQCRDQSSYCGLVQTLELCYIPRYRQHCCQTCQHHHQLKDTEPFGRSQSNKKKKKKFKHPNDNVNASSTDDIRS; encoded by the exons GTTtcgttgatgatgatggaccATCACATCGAAGCGGCAACGCTGGACGATTTTGGCGGAAacgag ACGAGAGATCCGCTAGAGCCGCAATGGTCCACATGGTCGCAATGGGCTCCGTGTTCGAGGACGTGCGACGGTGGTGCCACCTACCAGACGCGTCGCTGTATGGACACTGTGCGCGGATGCGGAATCAACGGACGTAGCATCCGCTATCAGATTTGCAACATGCAG cCATGTCCGGAAATGGTCGATTTCCGGTTGCAGCAATGCCAGAATTACAACAGCATTCCATACCAG gggaaattaTACAATTGGGTGCCGACCGTGGATAAAAGCACGCCGACGTGTTCGCTTTCGTGTCGGGCTGTCAACACGTCGTTGGTCGTCCAGCACGCGGCCCGCGTCCACGACGGAACGCGTTGCAATCCGGGCAGTTTGGACATGTGCATTGATGGAATCTGTCAG ccgGTGGGTTGCGATCTGCAATTGAACTCTGATTGGAAAGTGGACGCTTGCGGAGTGTGCGGCGGCGATGGATCGACTTGCGCCGACAGCAGCGACGACCTCGTCGTCGGCTACCGATGGGAATTCGGCCACCGTCTCTCCACCTGCACTGCGTCCTGCGACGGAG GTGAACAGGAAGTCGAAATCATTTGCAGGGATGCCGTTACCGGTTTAGAAGTTTCCGATCAGACGTTGTGCGACCAATCGAATCGACCGGAGCCGAAGATCGTCCAGTGCCACACGGATCCTTGTCCTCCAAA gTGGATCGTTGGACCGTGGGACGCGTGTTCCTTGACGTGCGGAGGCGGCATCAAGGAGCGTCGCGTCTATTGCCAACAGGGACGCAATAACAGCAAG GTGGACGACGTCATTTGCTCGGCTCTCATTGGTCACAAGGCTCGCACGCACGAACCTTGCAATACTCACGACTGTCCCAGTTGGTTCCAAGGTCCTTGGTCTCAG TGTTCGACGCCGTGCGGCGATGACGGCGTTCAAACGCGAGTTGTCGTCTGTCGTGACGCTCGAGGTCACGTGACCAACGCCTGCCGGCCACAAGATCAGCCGCCAACAAGCCGGGCGTGCCCGTCTCAGCCGGCCTGCCCGTCGACGGCTGCCCCACCGACCACGATCACGGCTCCCAATCGAGCGCCCAGGCAAAAAG TGACGCCGTTCAGCCTGTTTGACGACGAGGAAGCCGACGAACAAGAGGAAGACGAGAAGGAACTGAAAGGCGTTTTGGTTCAGCAACCGACCGGCTCGATTTCCAGCGGCTCAGTTCCGTCGGCCTTGCTGTCGGAGAAGCTGCAAGTCGGCGAAATCAGTTTGGTACCCACCGATCCTAC TCTGGCGTTGTATTACGCTTGCGGCTGGTTTTACAAAAG TTTCATCGCCGGTGATTGGAGTCCGTGTTCGGTGACTTGCGGCGACGGTACGCGCGAGCGCGAAGTCAACTGCAAGATCTTCCTGGAATTCTCGAAAACGATAGCCAAATTACCCGACAAGGAATGCCCTGGACTTAAACCGGCCGAAATAGAACCTTGTTTCATGAGACCTTGCAGCCTCTCCAataa ATACGAGCCGTGGATTGACCAGTTCAGCGACCAATCCAATTACAAGCTGATGCTGGCCACTCGTAAACCGGTGGAGGATCTGCGAGCGGCCACCAAAATGGAATTGACGAGCGGCGGTGGCGCCAGTGGCGGGCCAGTCACGGTCACCAAACCGTCCCATTCAGTCCCAGCGTCGGTGACGGGTCCGCTGCTCGCCCATACGTGGAAATCGTCTGGATTTTCGCAATGCAGCGCATCTTGTCTCGGag GAGTCCAGGAATCCATTATTGAATGCGTCCGGGAACAGGACGGCCAGCGAGTCAGTCCGCATTTGTGCCCCATGGAACGGCGTCCGGACGCTATCACGCGGACGTGCAACGACGTGCCTTGCCCGCCCAGATGGAACACGTCGGATTTTTCGACTTGCAGCCGCACGTGCGGCGGTGGCGTGCAGACTCGCGAGGTGCACTGCATTCACGAAGTGGCCCGCGGCGGCAGCAATACGCTGCCCGTCGGGGCCGACCTTTGCCCGCAGCCACCGCCTCGTGCCCAACAGTTTTGCAATATGATCGACTGCCCGGTCGAGTGGAAGACGGGCGAATGGAGTCag TGTTCGTCGCCGTGCGATGGAGGCTTCAAGGTGCGCAAAGTGTCGTGCCAGCAATTGCTGGCCCTGGGTCAGGTGTTGACCAAAACGGCCAATCATTGCAATCCGACGTCGAGGCCGGCCGAATCGAAGCCGTGCAACACTGGCAAGCAATGCAGCCGAGTTGCGGAAGAGCCAGAGGAAGAAACGAAGGCAACAACTGTCGGCAGCGCTCCAGAGAGGCCGCCACCTGCATCGGACTTGCCTAAAATCCAGTCGACCAATCAGAACTTTGTACAGCAAAGCCAATCGAAAAAGAAGGTGACGCTGAAAATAGGCGGCAAAGCCACCGTCTTCAAAGGCACTCAAATCAAAATCAGATGCCCCGTCAAACACTACGACAA ATCGAAAATCAATTGGATGAAGGACCACATTCTGTTGGTCAAGAGCCAGAAATACGAGCTGAATAAGAAAGGCATGCTGCGCATCAGGGACGCCACCTATAGCGACAGCGGAGTGTATTCTTGCATTG CCGGAAGAAGCGCTGCCAACATCACCGTGACGGTCAGACCGGCTCCAACGGCGTCCAGCAACCTGGAAAATGATTGGGACTCTTCGAGTCCTG GGGCCAATGGAAATCGATCAAAAGTCGATGGCAGTCACGTCAAGCACAGCGTCCATCCGAGCGCCGATTCCAAGACGGACGAATCGCTGAGACGATCGTCTTCCGGTGGCGGGACGTCGTGGCCGGCCTCTGTGCCCGCCGGTCAGCGATCcaaagaagaggaggaagaagaagaggaggaggatgTCAAAGAGATGAAAGGCAACAGCCTCGTGAATAAAGGACACAAAAGCGGCTTTGATCATGGGGCCAGAGTTGCCGCAAAACCGAATGCAGACGAGACGTTAACATCTGGAACGACCGGCCCTCTTTTCCCCGATCAGGAccag gattggcATCGTCAAACGTCTCATTACACTTACGTGACTCGAGCGCGGACGACTCGAGCGCCGCCAACCCGAcctaccaccaccaccaccacaacaacaacaactgaaagtCCAGCAACGACATCTGCACGCCCCGATGATAACGAAGAGGAAGACATTCCCTTTGACGAGGAGGAAGATGATTCCCGTTCGGAGAGAAGGACGATGGCGAGCAACTGGCCGGATCGCATCGATCCGATCCCGACTTTCTGGCCGACCAGTAACTGGTGGGGCTCTATCGATCCGATCCGCAGCGATGGCGGGTCGCGTGGCGGCGGTCAGTCCCGTCAATCGAACCGCATTCCGACGTACGCGCCTCCGCCGCCCAACGGTAACAATCGGAACAGGGCGGAGACGAGCGATGGTCgtggcggtggcggcggcAGTCAAGTGGCTCGATCGAGCAGCTCACGACCTTCACCGCCACCTTATTTGCAATGGCTTCTGGCTGGATTGGTGCAG CACCAACCAGAAGTGGGACAGCCATCGTCGTCGGCCGCCTctaaaaacagcaaaaacgCTGCCAGCCGGACGGCTGCTGGCAAAAATGGCGGACATAACCGATCTAAATTGAGGAACGCTTCGGCCGGTCATCACGGACAGCAGCACCAGAAAACCAGGGCCAACAAATCCGCCAGCCATCCGGTCAGCGCTGGCTCGTCGTCTGCATCTGCTGTTATTTTGGGcaaag GGAAAGCGGACACTTTGAAGTTTGAATGGTTACTGACGCCCTGGTCAAAGTGTTCGCAGACATGCGGCGGTAGTGGATTCCAGGTGCGAGCTGTCCAGTGCATCGCCCGTCTGAATAACGTCACTAAATCGGTCGAGGCCAGCCTTTGCGAGGATGCTGGACTAGCCAATCCTGATGATGCTGGATTAGAGGTCACCCCGGCGTTGACGGTTAGAAGCAAACAGCCGGCCACTGTCCAGAAGTGTGGCCTGGATACGTGCCCGCGATGGGTTGCAGCTTCTTGGACTCCGTGTCATCAGTCACGCTGCTTTACTTGGAACACTG CACTCCAAAAGAGGCAACTGGACTGCGTGATGGACAATGGCACCTTGCTGGACCCCCTGTTGTGCAACGATCGTGACAAGCCGTCGCAGAAGCGTGAATGTTTCAACGAGAACTGCCGTGGTGCATGGAAAGTCTCTGACTGGTCTCAC TGCTCGGCTACTTGTGGCTCGATCGGCCACCAATCGCGAATGCTGCGCTGCGTTTGGCACGGCACCGACTCTCCCGCCGGCCTCGCCTGTGCTG ACTTACCTAGACTACCCGTAACGCGTCCCTGTCGGGGACCTTCATGCCCTTTAC GTGGCCAATGCCGGGATCAGTCCAGCTACTGTGGCCTAGTCCAGACGCTTGAATTGTGCTACATCCCACGTTATCGTCAACACTGTTGCCAGACGTGTCAACATCATCATCAGTTGAAAGATACCGAACCTTTTGGCCGGAGCCAATccaataagaaaaagaagaagaaatttaaaCATCCCAACGATAACGTTAACGCCTCATCTACCGATGACATCCGTTCCTAA
- the LOC116918312 gene encoding ADAMTS-like protein 1 isoform X5, with amino-acid sequence MDTSTAKFIVFLLVSLMMMDHHIEAATLDDFGGNETRDPLEPQWSTWSQWAPCSRTCDGGATYQTRRCMDTVRGCGINGRSIRYQICNMQPCPEMVDFRLQQCQNYNSIPYQGKLYNWVPTVDKSTPTCSLSCRAVNTSLVVQHAARVHDGTRCNPGSLDMCIDGICQPVGCDLQLNSDWKVDACGVCGGDGSTCADSSDDLVVGYRWEFGHRLSTCTASCDGGEQEVEIICRDAVTGLEVSDQTLCDQSNRPEPKIVQCHTDPCPPKWIVGPWDACSLTCGGGIKERRVYCQQGRNNSKVDDVICSALIGHKARTHEPCNTHDCPSWFQGPWSQCSTPCGDDGVQTRVVVCRDARGHVTNACRPQDQPPTSRACPSQPACPSTAAPPTTITAPNRAPRQKVTPFSLFDDEEADEQEEDEKELKGVLVQQPTGSISSGSVPSALLSEKLQVGEISLVPTDPTLALYYACGWFYKSFIAGDWSPCSVTCGDGTREREVNCKIFLEFSKTIAKLPDKECPGLKPAEIEPCFMRPCSLSNKYEPWIDQFSDQSNYKLMLATRKPVEDLRAATKMELTSGGGASGGPVTVTKPSHSVPASVTGPLLAHTWKSSGFSQCSASCLGGVQESIIECVREQDGQRVSPHLCPMERRPDAITRTCNDVPCPPRWNTSDFSTCSRTCGGGVQTREVHCIHEVARGGSNTLPVGADLCPQPPPRAQQFCNMIDCPVEWKTGEWSQCSSPCDGGFKVRKVSCQQLLALGQVLTKTANHCNPTSRPAESKPCNTGKQCSRVAEEPEEETKATTVGSAPERPPPASDLPKIQSTNQNFVQQSQSKKKVTLKIGGKATVFKGTQIKIRCPVKHYDKSKINWMKDHILLVKSQKYELNKKGMLRIRDATYSDSGVYSCIAGRSAANITVTVRPAPTASSNLENDWDSSSPGANGNRSKVDGSHVKHSVHPSADSKTDESLRRSSSGGGTSWPASVPAGQRSKEEEEEEEEEDVKEMKGNSLVNKGHKSGFDHGARVAAKPNADETLTSGTTGPLFPDQDQDWHRQTSHYTYVTRARTTRAPPTRPTTTTTTTTTTESPATTSARPDDNEEEDIPFDEEEDDSRSERRTMASNWPDRIDPIPTFWPTSNWWGSIDPIRSDGGSRGGGQSRQSNRIPTYAPPPPNGNNRNRAETSDGRGGGGGSQVARSSSSRPSPPPYLQWLLAGLVQHQPEVGQPSSSAASKNSKNAASRTAAGKNGGHNRSKLRNASAGHHGQQHQKTRANKSASHPVSAGSSSASAVILGKGKADTLKFEWLLTPWSKCSQTCGGSGFQVRAVQCIARLNNVTKSVEASLCEDAGLANPDDAGLEVTPALTVRSKQPATVQKCGLDTCPRWVAASWTPCHQSRCFTWNTALQKRQLDCVMDNGTLLDPLLCNDRDKPSQKRECFNENCRGAWKVSDWSHTYLDYP; translated from the exons GTTtcgttgatgatgatggaccATCACATCGAAGCGGCAACGCTGGACGATTTTGGCGGAAacgag ACGAGAGATCCGCTAGAGCCGCAATGGTCCACATGGTCGCAATGGGCTCCGTGTTCGAGGACGTGCGACGGTGGTGCCACCTACCAGACGCGTCGCTGTATGGACACTGTGCGCGGATGCGGAATCAACGGACGTAGCATCCGCTATCAGATTTGCAACATGCAG cCATGTCCGGAAATGGTCGATTTCCGGTTGCAGCAATGCCAGAATTACAACAGCATTCCATACCAG gggaaattaTACAATTGGGTGCCGACCGTGGATAAAAGCACGCCGACGTGTTCGCTTTCGTGTCGGGCTGTCAACACGTCGTTGGTCGTCCAGCACGCGGCCCGCGTCCACGACGGAACGCGTTGCAATCCGGGCAGTTTGGACATGTGCATTGATGGAATCTGTCAG ccgGTGGGTTGCGATCTGCAATTGAACTCTGATTGGAAAGTGGACGCTTGCGGAGTGTGCGGCGGCGATGGATCGACTTGCGCCGACAGCAGCGACGACCTCGTCGTCGGCTACCGATGGGAATTCGGCCACCGTCTCTCCACCTGCACTGCGTCCTGCGACGGAG GTGAACAGGAAGTCGAAATCATTTGCAGGGATGCCGTTACCGGTTTAGAAGTTTCCGATCAGACGTTGTGCGACCAATCGAATCGACCGGAGCCGAAGATCGTCCAGTGCCACACGGATCCTTGTCCTCCAAA gTGGATCGTTGGACCGTGGGACGCGTGTTCCTTGACGTGCGGAGGCGGCATCAAGGAGCGTCGCGTCTATTGCCAACAGGGACGCAATAACAGCAAG GTGGACGACGTCATTTGCTCGGCTCTCATTGGTCACAAGGCTCGCACGCACGAACCTTGCAATACTCACGACTGTCCCAGTTGGTTCCAAGGTCCTTGGTCTCAG TGTTCGACGCCGTGCGGCGATGACGGCGTTCAAACGCGAGTTGTCGTCTGTCGTGACGCTCGAGGTCACGTGACCAACGCCTGCCGGCCACAAGATCAGCCGCCAACAAGCCGGGCGTGCCCGTCTCAGCCGGCCTGCCCGTCGACGGCTGCCCCACCGACCACGATCACGGCTCCCAATCGAGCGCCCAGGCAAAAAG TGACGCCGTTCAGCCTGTTTGACGACGAGGAAGCCGACGAACAAGAGGAAGACGAGAAGGAACTGAAAGGCGTTTTGGTTCAGCAACCGACCGGCTCGATTTCCAGCGGCTCAGTTCCGTCGGCCTTGCTGTCGGAGAAGCTGCAAGTCGGCGAAATCAGTTTGGTACCCACCGATCCTAC TCTGGCGTTGTATTACGCTTGCGGCTGGTTTTACAAAAG TTTCATCGCCGGTGATTGGAGTCCGTGTTCGGTGACTTGCGGCGACGGTACGCGCGAGCGCGAAGTCAACTGCAAGATCTTCCTGGAATTCTCGAAAACGATAGCCAAATTACCCGACAAGGAATGCCCTGGACTTAAACCGGCCGAAATAGAACCTTGTTTCATGAGACCTTGCAGCCTCTCCAataa ATACGAGCCGTGGATTGACCAGTTCAGCGACCAATCCAATTACAAGCTGATGCTGGCCACTCGTAAACCGGTGGAGGATCTGCGAGCGGCCACCAAAATGGAATTGACGAGCGGCGGTGGCGCCAGTGGCGGGCCAGTCACGGTCACCAAACCGTCCCATTCAGTCCCAGCGTCGGTGACGGGTCCGCTGCTCGCCCATACGTGGAAATCGTCTGGATTTTCGCAATGCAGCGCATCTTGTCTCGGag GAGTCCAGGAATCCATTATTGAATGCGTCCGGGAACAGGACGGCCAGCGAGTCAGTCCGCATTTGTGCCCCATGGAACGGCGTCCGGACGCTATCACGCGGACGTGCAACGACGTGCCTTGCCCGCCCAGATGGAACACGTCGGATTTTTCGACTTGCAGCCGCACGTGCGGCGGTGGCGTGCAGACTCGCGAGGTGCACTGCATTCACGAAGTGGCCCGCGGCGGCAGCAATACGCTGCCCGTCGGGGCCGACCTTTGCCCGCAGCCACCGCCTCGTGCCCAACAGTTTTGCAATATGATCGACTGCCCGGTCGAGTGGAAGACGGGCGAATGGAGTCag TGTTCGTCGCCGTGCGATGGAGGCTTCAAGGTGCGCAAAGTGTCGTGCCAGCAATTGCTGGCCCTGGGTCAGGTGTTGACCAAAACGGCCAATCATTGCAATCCGACGTCGAGGCCGGCCGAATCGAAGCCGTGCAACACTGGCAAGCAATGCAGCCGAGTTGCGGAAGAGCCAGAGGAAGAAACGAAGGCAACAACTGTCGGCAGCGCTCCAGAGAGGCCGCCACCTGCATCGGACTTGCCTAAAATCCAGTCGACCAATCAGAACTTTGTACAGCAAAGCCAATCGAAAAAGAAGGTGACGCTGAAAATAGGCGGCAAAGCCACCGTCTTCAAAGGCACTCAAATCAAAATCAGATGCCCCGTCAAACACTACGACAA ATCGAAAATCAATTGGATGAAGGACCACATTCTGTTGGTCAAGAGCCAGAAATACGAGCTGAATAAGAAAGGCATGCTGCGCATCAGGGACGCCACCTATAGCGACAGCGGAGTGTATTCTTGCATTG CCGGAAGAAGCGCTGCCAACATCACCGTGACGGTCAGACCGGCTCCAACGGCGTCCAGCAACCTGGAAAATGATTGGGACTCTTCGAGTCCTG GGGCCAATGGAAATCGATCAAAAGTCGATGGCAGTCACGTCAAGCACAGCGTCCATCCGAGCGCCGATTCCAAGACGGACGAATCGCTGAGACGATCGTCTTCCGGTGGCGGGACGTCGTGGCCGGCCTCTGTGCCCGCCGGTCAGCGATCcaaagaagaggaggaagaagaagaggaggaggatgTCAAAGAGATGAAAGGCAACAGCCTCGTGAATAAAGGACACAAAAGCGGCTTTGATCATGGGGCCAGAGTTGCCGCAAAACCGAATGCAGACGAGACGTTAACATCTGGAACGACCGGCCCTCTTTTCCCCGATCAGGAccag gattggcATCGTCAAACGTCTCATTACACTTACGTGACTCGAGCGCGGACGACTCGAGCGCCGCCAACCCGAcctaccaccaccaccaccacaacaacaacaactgaaagtCCAGCAACGACATCTGCACGCCCCGATGATAACGAAGAGGAAGACATTCCCTTTGACGAGGAGGAAGATGATTCCCGTTCGGAGAGAAGGACGATGGCGAGCAACTGGCCGGATCGCATCGATCCGATCCCGACTTTCTGGCCGACCAGTAACTGGTGGGGCTCTATCGATCCGATCCGCAGCGATGGCGGGTCGCGTGGCGGCGGTCAGTCCCGTCAATCGAACCGCATTCCGACGTACGCGCCTCCGCCGCCCAACGGTAACAATCGGAACAGGGCGGAGACGAGCGATGGTCgtggcggtggcggcggcAGTCAAGTGGCTCGATCGAGCAGCTCACGACCTTCACCGCCACCTTATTTGCAATGGCTTCTGGCTGGATTGGTGCAG CACCAACCAGAAGTGGGACAGCCATCGTCGTCGGCCGCCTctaaaaacagcaaaaacgCTGCCAGCCGGACGGCTGCTGGCAAAAATGGCGGACATAACCGATCTAAATTGAGGAACGCTTCGGCCGGTCATCACGGACAGCAGCACCAGAAAACCAGGGCCAACAAATCCGCCAGCCATCCGGTCAGCGCTGGCTCGTCGTCTGCATCTGCTGTTATTTTGGGcaaag GGAAAGCGGACACTTTGAAGTTTGAATGGTTACTGACGCCCTGGTCAAAGTGTTCGCAGACATGCGGCGGTAGTGGATTCCAGGTGCGAGCTGTCCAGTGCATCGCCCGTCTGAATAACGTCACTAAATCGGTCGAGGCCAGCCTTTGCGAGGATGCTGGACTAGCCAATCCTGATGATGCTGGATTAGAGGTCACCCCGGCGTTGACGGTTAGAAGCAAACAGCCGGCCACTGTCCAGAAGTGTGGCCTGGATACGTGCCCGCGATGGGTTGCAGCTTCTTGGACTCCGTGTCATCAGTCACGCTGCTTTACTTGGAACACTG CACTCCAAAAGAGGCAACTGGACTGCGTGATGGACAATGGCACCTTGCTGGACCCCCTGTTGTGCAACGATCGTGACAAGCCGTCGCAGAAGCGTGAATGTTTCAACGAGAACTGCCGTGGTGCATGGAAAGTCTCTGACTGGTCTCAC ACTTACCTAGACTACCCGTAA